The following proteins come from a genomic window of Platichthys flesus chromosome 1, fPlaFle2.1, whole genome shotgun sequence:
- the LOC133958865 gene encoding high choriolytic enzyme 1-like isoform X2 — MTPSVSLLLLLLLGLSQAHPLQEEEIEEEVPEGTMDITTSILTSNNATDEILLEGDLVAPRTRNAMKCWSQKCLWRKASNGQVVIPFTLSREFSSMERQKIDRAMKAFASWTCIRFVPRQNQYDYISIENRGGCFSSLGRVGGRQVLSLNRGGCVQNGIIQHEINHALGFNHEQTRSDRDSYVRINWGNINQRMAYNFYKKDTNNLNTPYDYSSIMHYGRTAFSIQQGRDSITPIPNANVRIGQRQGMSYWDVMRINRLYRC, encoded by the exons ATGACTCCCAGtgtcagcctgctgctgctgctcttgctcGGCCTCTCACAGGCTCAtcctctccaggaggag GAAATTGAAGAAGAAGTTCCTGAGGGCACCATGGACATCACCACCAGTATTCTGACCTCAAACAACGCCACAGATGAGATCCTGCTGGAAGGAGACCTGGTCGCTCCGAGAACCAGGAACGCCATGAAGTGCTGGTCTCAGAAGTGCCTGTGGAGGAAAGCCTCAAACGGTCAGGTGGTGATCCCCTTCACCCTGAGCAGAGAGTTCAGCAGCATGGAGAGGCAGAAGATCGACCGTGCCATGAAAGCCTTTGCCAGCTGGACCTGCATCCGCTTCGTCCCCCGTCAGAACCAGTATGACTACATCAGCATTGAGAACAGAGGTggatgtttctcctctctgggcAGAGTGGGAGGCAGACAGGTGCTCTCTCTCAACAGGGGGGGCTGTGTCCAAAATGGGATCATCCAGCACGAGATCAACCACGCTCTGGGCTTCAACCACGAGCAGACCAGGAGCGACCGCGACAGCTACGTCAGGATCAACTGGGGGAACATCAACCAGCGGATGGCCTACAACTTCTACAAGAAGGACACCAACAACCTGAACACTCCCTACGACTACTCCTCCATCATGCACTACGGAAGAACAGCCTTCTCCATCCAGCAGGGGAGGGACAGCATCACCCCCATCCCCAATGCCAACGTCCGGATCGGCCAGAGGCAGGGCATGTCCTACTGGGACGTCATGAGGATCAACAGGCTCTATAGATGCTAA
- the LOC133958865 gene encoding high choriolytic enzyme 1-like isoform X1: MTPSVSLLLLLLLGLSQAHPLQEEVMEEDVPEDTMDITTGILTSNNAIDEIPWEEIEEEVPEGTMDITTSILTSNNATDEILLEGDLVAPRTRNAMKCWSQKCLWRKASNGQVVIPFTLSREFSSMERQKIDRAMKAFASWTCIRFVPRQNQYDYISIENRGGCFSSLGRVGGRQVLSLNRGGCVQNGIIQHEINHALGFNHEQTRSDRDSYVRINWGNINQRMAYNFYKKDTNNLNTPYDYSSIMHYGRTAFSIQQGRDSITPIPNANVRIGQRQGMSYWDVMRINRLYRC; the protein is encoded by the coding sequence ATGACTCCCAGtgtcagcctgctgctgctgctcttgctcGGCCTCTCACAGGCTCAtcctctccaggaggaggtAATGGAAGAAGATGTTCCCGAGGACACCATGGACATCACCACCGGGATTCTGACCTCAAACAACGCCATAGATGAGATACCATGGGAGGAAATTGAAGAAGAAGTTCCTGAGGGCACCATGGACATCACCACCAGTATTCTGACCTCAAACAACGCCACAGATGAGATCCTGCTGGAAGGAGACCTGGTCGCTCCGAGAACCAGGAACGCCATGAAGTGCTGGTCTCAGAAGTGCCTGTGGAGGAAAGCCTCAAACGGTCAGGTGGTGATCCCCTTCACCCTGAGCAGAGAGTTCAGCAGCATGGAGAGGCAGAAGATCGACCGTGCCATGAAAGCCTTTGCCAGCTGGACCTGCATCCGCTTCGTCCCCCGTCAGAACCAGTATGACTACATCAGCATTGAGAACAGAGGTggatgtttctcctctctgggcAGAGTGGGAGGCAGACAGGTGCTCTCTCTCAACAGGGGGGGCTGTGTCCAAAATGGGATCATCCAGCACGAGATCAACCACGCTCTGGGCTTCAACCACGAGCAGACCAGGAGCGACCGCGACAGCTACGTCAGGATCAACTGGGGGAACATCAACCAGCGGATGGCCTACAACTTCTACAAGAAGGACACCAACAACCTGAACACTCCCTACGACTACTCCTCCATCATGCACTACGGAAGAACAGCCTTCTCCATCCAGCAGGGGAGGGACAGCATCACCCCCATCCCCAATGCCAACGTCCGGATCGGCCAGAGGCAGGGCATGTCCTACTGGGACGTCATGAGGATCAACAGGCTCTATAGATGCTAA